One Lepus europaeus isolate LE1 chromosome 7, mLepTim1.pri, whole genome shotgun sequence DNA segment encodes these proteins:
- the LOC133764201 gene encoding olfactory receptor 5B3-like, whose protein sequence is MGNRTDVTEFILLGLTNAPELQVFLFIIFTLIYFTNLVGNLGLIVLILWDSRLHTPMYFFLGHLSLVDVCYSSAVTPTVLAGLLMGNKVISYNACAAQMFCFATFASVENFLLALMAYDRYVAVCQPLHYTTIMTRSVCACLTTVCYTGGFLNASIHTGDTFSLSFCKSNVVHHFFCDVPAVMVLSCSDRHASEMVLVYADSFVICSALFVILISYTFIFITILKMRSAAGYQKALSTCVSHFTAVSIFFGTLIFMYLQPSSSHSMDTDKIVSVFYTMVIPMLNPVVYSLRNKEVKRAFKKVVMKAKLSIGL, encoded by the coding sequence ATGGGCAACAGGACAGATGTGACAGAGTTTATCCTCCTGGGACTAACCAATGCCCCTGAACTACAAGTCTTCCTCTTTATCATATTCACTCTTATTTACTTCACCAATTTGGTTGGGAATCTTGGACTGATTGTGTTGATCCTCTGGGACTCTCGTCTCCACACTCCCATGTACTTTTTCCTTGGTCACCTGTCTCTGGTGGATGTTTGCTACTCTTCAGCAGTCACTCCCACGGTTCTAGCTGGTCTCCTTATGGGAAACAAAGTCATCTCTTACAATGCTTGTGCTGCTCAGATGTTCTGTTTTGCAACCTTTGCCAGTGTGGAAAATTTCCTCTTGGCGTTAATGGCTTATGACCGCTATGTAGCGGTTTGTCAACCTTTACATTATACCACCATCATGACAAGAAGTGTATGTGCTTGTCTGACCACAGTCTGCTACACTGGGGGTTTCCTGAATGCCTCCATCCACACTGGAGACACAttcagtctctctttctgtaagtccAATGTGGTCCACCACTTCTTCTGTGATGTTCCAGCAGTCATGGTTCTCTCTTGCTCTGATAGACATGCTAGTGAGATGGTTCTTGTTTATGCAGACAGCTTTGTTATCTGTTCTGCTCTGTTTGTTATCTTGATATCTTACACGTTCATTTTTATCACCATCCTAAAGATGCGCTCAGCTGCGGGGTACCAGAAGGCTCTATCCACCTGTGTTTCTCACTTCACTGCAGTCTCCATTTTCTTTGGGACGCTTATATTCATGTATttgcagcccagctccagtcattctaTGGACACAGACAAAATAGTGTCTGTGTTTTATACCATGGTCATCCCCATGCTGAACCCTGTTGTCTACAGCTTGAGGAACAAGGAAGTGAAGCGTGCCTTCAAAAAGGTTGTTATGAAGGCAAAACTGTCTATTGGTTTGTGA